One window of the Acinetobacter equi genome contains the following:
- a CDS encoding lysophospholipid acyltransferase family protein: protein MNKTSQSSINHVKSRPIARGISFLIRHSAQLLTGARSLWVGCEPQQIQRIYYANHNSHIDFILLWASLPKPLRLQTRPVAASDYWLKDGFRRFLIQDTFTGIVIQRQGNKTIDPLATIAEALTQGDSIILFPEGTRNLSDDTELLDFKSGLYHLAQQFPQVEIVPVWISNLKRVMPKGAFIPLPLLSTVIFGSPLQTYAHMQKAEFLEYARQQLIALKEQEVQ from the coding sequence ATGAATAAAACATCACAATCATCTATAAATCATGTTAAAAGTCGTCCTATTGCGCGTGGTATTTCCTTTCTTATTCGACATAGTGCTCAACTATTAACGGGTGCGCGTAGCTTATGGGTTGGTTGTGAGCCACAACAAATTCAACGTATTTATTATGCAAATCATAATAGCCATATCGATTTTATTTTACTTTGGGCATCATTACCTAAACCACTACGACTACAAACTCGTCCTGTTGCTGCATCTGATTATTGGCTTAAAGATGGATTTCGTCGCTTTTTAATTCAAGATACTTTTACTGGGATTGTCATTCAACGACAAGGCAATAAAACTATAGATCCTCTCGCCACAATTGCCGAAGCACTGACCCAAGGTGATTCAATTATTCTCTTTCCTGAAGGAACACGAAATTTAAGTGATGATACGGAATTATTAGATTTTAAAAGCGGTTTATATCATTTAGCACAGCAATTTCCTCAAGTTGAAATTGTTCCTGTTTGGATTTCTAATCTTAAACGCGTCATGCCTAAAGGGGCTTTTATTCCCCTCCCCCTATTATCTACCGTTATTTTTGGTTCACCTTTACAGACATATGCGCATATGCAAAAAGCTGAGTTTTTAGAATATGCTCGCCAACAACTCATTGCATTAAAAGAACAAGAGGTACAATAA
- the dusA gene encoding tRNA dihydrouridine(20/20a) synthase DusA, whose product MSIQSLQPRISVAPMMDWTTKDYRFFARLFNPNIILYTEMVTTGAILFGDAKRHLDFNKEEHPLVLQLGGSNPQDLATCTKMAQDWGYDEVNLNVGCPSDRVQNNKIGACLMAEPNLVAECIAEMQNAVDIPVTVKHRIGIDHMQSYEEMLHFVDTIAKTGCNNFIVHARIALLQGLSPKENREVPPLRYEDVYRLKQDRPNLLIEINGGIKTFAETEAHLKHIDGVMIGREAYHNPYLLAELGQLWNLEAPNRFDIMDQMLPYIAKRMEEGAPLSIITRHILGLFQNLPGARKWRQALSGGNAKTFADVENAIKNIKDAMQRTEEYIQNQQTQ is encoded by the coding sequence ATGTCTATCCAATCACTTCAGCCACGCATTTCTGTCGCACCCATGATGGATTGGACCACCAAAGATTACCGTTTTTTTGCACGTTTATTTAATCCAAATATCATTTTATATACTGAAATGGTTACAACTGGCGCTATTCTTTTTGGCGATGCAAAACGCCATTTAGACTTCAATAAAGAAGAACATCCTCTGGTTTTACAACTAGGTGGTTCAAATCCTCAAGACTTAGCGACTTGTACCAAAATGGCACAAGATTGGGGATATGATGAAGTCAATTTAAATGTTGGTTGCCCAAGTGACCGCGTACAAAATAATAAAATTGGTGCTTGCCTTATGGCAGAACCGAATTTAGTCGCTGAATGTATTGCTGAAATGCAAAATGCAGTTGATATTCCTGTAACTGTAAAACATCGTATTGGTATTGATCACATGCAGTCATATGAAGAAATGCTGCATTTTGTAGATACCATTGCAAAAACAGGATGTAATAACTTTATTGTTCACGCTCGTATTGCATTACTTCAAGGCTTATCACCTAAAGAAAATCGTGAAGTTCCACCTTTACGTTATGAAGATGTTTATCGTTTAAAGCAAGATCGTCCAAATTTACTGATTGAAATAAATGGCGGCATTAAAACCTTTGCTGAAACTGAAGCACATTTAAAGCATATTGATGGTGTCATGATTGGTCGTGAGGCTTACCATAATCCATATTTACTTGCTGAGCTTGGACAGTTATGGAATTTAGAAGCGCCTAATCGTTTTGATATTATGGATCAAATGCTGCCATATATTGCAAAACGTATGGAAGAAGGTGCTCCTCTTTCTATTATTACGCGTCATATTTTAGGCTTATTCCAAAACCTTCCTGGTGCACGTAAATGGCGTCAAGCACTTAGTGGTGGTAATGCAAAAACATTTGCAGATGTTGAAAATGCAATTAAAAATATTAAAGATGCAATGCAACGTACTGAAGAATATATTCAAAATCAACAAACACAATAA